From the genome of Pseudonocardia sp. EC080619-01:
GGATGCTGCTGCGGCAGACCGTGGACGGACTCTCCGAGTCCGACGCCCGGCGGCGCCCGACGGCGAGCGCGCTGACCCTCGCCGGGATCCTGAAGCACGTCGAGGGCGTCGAGCGGGGCTGGACGGACTTCATCCGGACCGGCGTCGTCGAGGGCGCCGAGACGTGGGCCGACGTCGCCGCGGACCCCGACGCCGAACGTGCGGACTTCGCCGTCGGGCCCGACGACACGTGCGAGTCCCTGCTCGCCCGGTACGCGGCGACCGCGGCCCGCACCGACGAGCTGGTCGCGACCGTGGACCTCGACGTCGCGCACAAGCTCCCGCCCGCACCGTGGTTCCCCGGGGAGGCGTGGTGGAGCGCCCGTCAGGCGCTCGCGCACATCGTCGGCGAGACCGCCCAGCACAGCGGGCACGCCGACATCATCCGGGAGACGATCGACGGCCGGAGGTCGATGGGCTGACCGGGTCACTACCGTCGGGGGCATGGCCGACCTGGTGACCCTCGACGACATCGAGACCGCGGCGGAGCGGATCGCCGGGGGCGTGGTCCGTACCCCGACCGTCCCCTCCCCCGGCCTCGCCCCCCTGCTGGGCGCCCCGGTGCTGCTGAAGCTGGAGCAGCTCCAGCGGGCCGGGTCGTTCAAGCCGCGCGGCGTGCTCGCGAAGCTCGCGACGTTGTCCGCCGCCGAGCGCGACGCCGGGCTGGTCGCCGTCTCCGGCGGGAACCACGGCCTCGCGGTCGCGGAGGTCGCGGGCGCGGCGGGGGTCGCAGCCGTCGTCGTCATGCCGGAGAACGCGCCGGCCCGTTCGGTCGCCGCGGCCCGGGCGGCGGGTGCCGACGTGCGGCTCACCGCGGACATCCCGGCCGCGTTCGCGCTGGCCGGCGAGCTGCAGGCGGCCGGGGCGACGCTGGTGCACCCGTTCGACGATCCGGTCGTGCTCGCCGCGCAGGGCACGGCCGGGCTGGAGCTGGCCCGCGACGCCGCCACGCTCGGCGAGCCGCCGACCGACGTCCTCGTCTCGATCGGCGGCGGCGCGCTGCTCTCCGGGGTCGCGACCGCCGTGCGTGCGCTGCTGCCGGACACCCGGGTGTGGGGCGTGGAGACGGTCGGGGCCGAGGCGATGTCCGCGGCGCTCGCCGCCGGCGGCCCGGTCCCGGTGACGATCACCTCGGCGATCACCACGCTGTCCGCGCCGTCGGTCTCGCAGCTGACCTACGACCACGTCCGCGAGCTGGTGCACGACGTGCTGGTCGTGCCGGACGCCGACGCCGTCCGCGGCAGCGTCGAGCTCG
Proteins encoded in this window:
- a CDS encoding DinB family protein — encoded protein: MNDTAESMTELLGSAARGLSGERACILETLAKHRMLLRQTVDGLSESDARRRPTASALTLAGILKHVEGVERGWTDFIRTGVVEGAETWADVAADPDAERADFAVGPDDTCESLLARYAATAARTDELVATVDLDVAHKLPPAPWFPGEAWWSARQALAHIVGETAQHSGHADIIRETIDGRRSMG
- a CDS encoding pyridoxal-phosphate dependent enzyme, which codes for MADLVTLDDIETAAERIAGGVVRTPTVPSPGLAPLLGAPVLLKLEQLQRAGSFKPRGVLAKLATLSAAERDAGLVAVSGGNHGLAVAEVAGAAGVAAVVVMPENAPARSVAAARAAGADVRLTADIPAAFALAGELQAAGATLVHPFDDPVVLAAQGTAGLELARDAATLGEPPTDVLVSIGGGALLSGVATAVRALLPDTRVWGVETVGAEAMSAALAAGGPVPVTITSAITTLSAPSVSQLTYDHVRELVHDVLVVPDADAVRGSVELAEHAGIWAEPAAGCLVAGARTVVARHPDARLALVVCGANADVADVVGAARPPA